One window of Raphanus sativus cultivar WK10039 unplaced genomic scaffold, ASM80110v3 Scaffold3953, whole genome shotgun sequence genomic DNA carries:
- the LOC108831718 gene encoding putative F-box/kelch-repeat protein At5g24040 gives MENWSELPSEIIYSISLRIDNLFDLIHFRSVCSFWRSSSLLKLRPTTAPKCPLPVDSGAYGDGCHVSSSRVYLVKSSSDHNGPRYWLLKIGENENGDIVLNRFFARTSYYSRRVNPPFSLDLLRCQVFELAQEHVACSTWSDGFQRLVKLEEDIGFMSLGADNNEFMVLRNSIFTAPTVYRSVEERWTELQITHPDANLEAIVSYKSKFYAIDITGRTIVVEPTYLQVTTFQRSRPCDKTRKRWLVNSEDKVLLVEICSENHDDFSIPDIPEKKIWFEVSELDVEGNDWNQVEDVDGRVLFLDEHCSFSYLATEIQGFRGNSIIFPDLWERFNNPCEQESILVYEFNEQGVRCAEDIPEYVDLLPSFPGWAISNA, from the exons atggaGAACTGGTCTGAGTTGCCGTCGGAGATCATCTACTCTATCTCCTTGAGAATCGACAACCTCTTTGATCTGATCCACTTCCGGTCAGTATGTTCCTTTTGGCGATCCTCTAGCCTCCTCAAACTTCGACCGACGACAGCACCTAAGTGTCCTCTTCCCGTAGACTCTGGTGCTTATGGTGATGGTTGTCATGTCTCGAGCAGCCGTGTATACCTTGTCAAGTCTTCTTCTGATCACAACGGTCCTCGATATtg GTTGCTTAAGATAGGGGAGAACGAGAATGGAGATATAGTTCTTAATCGTTTCTTCGCAAGAACAAGTTACTACTCTAGACGTGTGAATCCACCCTTTTCACTTGACTTGCTCAGATGTCAAGTCTTCGAGTTAGCTCAAGAACATGTCGCTTGTTCCACTTGGTCCGACGGATTCCAACGTCTTGTCAAACTGGAAGAAGACATCGGCTTTATGAGTTTAGGCGCAGATAACAACGAATTTATGGTTCTAAGGAATTCCATATTCACGGCTCCCACGGTGTATAGGTCAGTCGAGGAGCGTTGGACTGAGCTCCAGATCACACATCCCGATGCAAATCTTGAAGCGATAGTTTCATATAAAAGTAAGTTTTACGCCATTGATATCACCGGGAGAACAATAGTTGTAGAGCCAACTTATCTACAAGTGACTACATTTCAGCGGTCTAGACCGTGTGATAAGACCAGGAAACGTTGG CTTGTAAACTCAGAGGACAAGGTCCTTCTCGTGGAGATTTGCTCAGAGAACCACGACGACTTTTCCATACCTGATATCCCTGAGAAGAAGATATGGTTCGAAGTTTCAGAGTTAGACGTGGAGGGAAACGATTGGAATCAAGTGGAAGATGTGGATGGTCGTGTACTGTTCTTGGATGAACATTGCTCCTTCTCGTACTTGGCTACTGAGATTCAGGGATTTAGAGGCAACTCTATAATCTTTCCGGACTTGTGGGAAAGATTTAATAATCCATGTGAGCAAGAAAGCATTCTCGTGTATGAGTTCAATGAGCAAGGAGTTAGGTGTGCAGAAGACATTCCCGAGTATGTTGATCTGCTTCCATCTTTCCCTGGTTGGGCAATCTCAAACGCATGA